One stretch of Leptospira hartskeerlii DNA includes these proteins:
- a CDS encoding TetR/AcrR family transcriptional regulator, which translates to MKRIEQSNRVRAKILEVSRKLFVSEGYEKATIRRIIEEAEITTGSLYHFFKNKEEILLAIAGEVFNEAGETAERLVGEMDPPLVFAMEVGLQFYLCQKKLTIAETYLAAYKTQGVMDMIGNRGSHRSKILFEKYNPQFDEQEYLIRTLAFRGVFQSLLEEMVHSGKIDRLRMMATVIQLGLTTFGVPKEEMEIALQKTFRLLKERASEIEALSEGLLEIFVNGR; encoded by the coding sequence ATGAAGAGAATAGAACAGTCCAATCGAGTTCGGGCTAAAATTTTAGAAGTATCCCGAAAACTTTTCGTAAGCGAAGGATATGAGAAGGCAACCATACGTAGGATCATTGAGGAAGCAGAGATCACTACAGGAAGTCTCTATCATTTTTTCAAGAATAAGGAAGAGATACTGCTCGCAATAGCGGGAGAAGTATTCAACGAAGCGGGTGAGACCGCCGAACGCCTGGTAGGCGAGATGGATCCTCCTTTGGTTTTTGCCATGGAAGTAGGATTACAATTCTATCTTTGCCAGAAAAAACTTACCATAGCGGAAACATACTTAGCGGCATATAAGACCCAAGGTGTGATGGATATGATTGGAAATCGGGGCTCTCATAGAAGCAAGATCCTATTCGAAAAATATAATCCGCAGTTTGATGAGCAAGAATACCTAATCCGTACTTTGGCATTCAGAGGAGTATTCCAAAGTCTTTTGGAAGAAATGGTACATTCTGGAAAGATAGACAGGCTTAGAATGATGGCAACTGTGATTCAATTGGGGCTGACCACATTCGGAGTTCCTAAAGAAGAAATGGAAATCGCATTACAAAAAACATTCCGACTTCTGAAAGAAAGAGCCTCCGAGATCGAAGCGTTGTCGGAAGGACTTCTGGAAATTTTCGTAAACGGACGATAA
- a CDS encoding NADase-type glycan-binding domain-containing protein → MKNHQIKFSKISVLLMFWFISYFCKKQDPIPLQISFGSNGYLTENKIEYKPENLMDKYISPYCVKPGNEKPQFTITYNQEVKLGLLHIMNGYAKGDLFEKNSRVAKLNIKSDDGNSVEIVIPDEKESFVNFGKTLTGKEFKFFIEDVHKGSKYEDICISEIGFDKNEFSGSINFNAYCNFLNETFKQIEIIGVGSSIYLYPNGSVGGHGSPAQVDIENEISGKWKLYKDERGLLSIDVNYVLRKVQAANDDLTVTSSETVEHKSENSFSLDLSTNAKCTTLADSTFEIVEEGNRNSSAEIQLTK, encoded by the coding sequence ATGAAAAATCATCAAATTAAATTTAGTAAAATTTCCGTCTTACTCATGTTTTGGTTTATATCTTATTTTTGCAAAAAGCAAGATCCAATCCCTCTACAAATTTCATTCGGATCGAACGGGTATTTAACGGAAAATAAAATAGAATATAAACCGGAAAACCTAATGGATAAATACATTAGTCCGTATTGTGTTAAACCGGGAAACGAAAAACCTCAGTTTACTATCACCTATAATCAAGAGGTAAAGTTGGGCTTATTGCATATAATGAATGGATATGCGAAAGGAGACTTATTCGAAAAAAATAGTAGGGTAGCTAAACTGAACATTAAGTCGGATGATGGAAATTCAGTTGAGATTGTGATTCCAGATGAAAAAGAATCCTTTGTTAATTTCGGAAAAACACTAACTGGCAAAGAATTCAAATTTTTTATCGAAGATGTACATAAAGGCTCTAAATATGAGGACATATGTATTTCGGAAATAGGATTTGATAAAAATGAGTTTTCAGGAAGCATAAATTTTAATGCATACTGTAATTTTCTTAACGAAACCTTCAAACAAATAGAAATCATAGGCGTTGGCAGTAGCATATATCTTTATCCAAATGGATCTGTTGGCGGACACGGCAGCCCGGCCCAAGTTGATATCGAAAACGAGATATCGGGTAAATGGAAGTTATATAAAGACGAAAGAGGTTTGCTTAGTATAGATGTGAATTATGTATTAAGAAAAGTACAGGCTGCTAATGATGACCTTACTGTAACGAGTTCAGAAACAGTAGAGCATAAGTCGGAAAATTCATTTTCTTTGGATTTAAGTACGAATGCTAAATGTACCACGTTGGCAGATAGCACATTCGAAATTGTAGAAGAAGGTAACAGAAATAGCAGCGCTGAAATTCAACTAACCAAATAA
- a CDS encoding 1-acyl-sn-glycerol-3-phosphate acyltransferase: protein MAEKEQSVGRWQKEFFENIHLFKRSGMSEEEAKKILQKFLYLCSVTPMPPVMDVFKDPSSLERIGVYTPPEKKAREFMIEFLSPIMKFFTVEGIENLAAVKPLIGKYPVTLISNHLSHLDAPAIFQLLYHASPEGREVAEQLVFIAGRLAYEPDFTRLGLYMFGTLLVCSKRDMADNPSLSDVMTKINMRAFRHSQKLQQEGKIAAIFPEGTRSRDGRLMPFVDTVYHYVANKVILPISLEKTDKILPTTSLLFNQVAGKLTIGKPVLVGELSKKEMAHFPKDVEHLPFPEHGDKKQFLIDNLALLVGQNLNKHQHGIYRNLYNADARDENKLIKVPKEPKEKVVVIGNSSMGIAIATVLANKDVNVFVYHPDKEYTSQSNTERRDLRTYSLYKLPPNMVFTSDPEELKTATLFIQGTNPWELHTIYPDLQPYLSKNKAPFFNIIKGFTSAGLILDDLQHGLGLEDDRIGVISGACYPDQIMERKISGFEIAAVNESLIPRIQKLLTTGYIFPRPAIIPTDVKGVQLGGALKTIYALVMGIVEGYFQQTLGGNVDNSLFHLSNRFFNEMVKVGVSMGGKPETFQGLSGLTDFMLSCFGTDAKDRKTGYDIANGQPSEKMSNGFYGLKVMPNLMKIDPNEVPIMYAAYEVVINKKDVRKVAEAMEERLSRV, encoded by the coding sequence ATGGCAGAAAAAGAACAATCCGTCGGAAGATGGCAGAAGGAATTCTTCGAGAACATTCACCTATTCAAAAGATCAGGGATGAGCGAAGAAGAAGCTAAAAAGATACTTCAGAAATTTCTTTATCTTTGTTCCGTAACTCCAATGCCTCCGGTCATGGATGTTTTCAAGGATCCATCTTCGTTAGAAAGGATCGGTGTATACACTCCTCCCGAAAAGAAGGCTCGGGAATTCATGATCGAATTCCTTTCTCCCATCATGAAATTTTTTACGGTAGAAGGGATCGAAAACCTAGCCGCAGTAAAGCCTCTGATCGGAAAATACCCTGTTACATTGATTTCCAACCACCTCAGTCATTTGGACGCTCCCGCGATCTTCCAACTTTTATATCATGCTTCTCCGGAAGGTAGAGAAGTAGCCGAACAACTGGTGTTCATCGCAGGACGTTTGGCCTACGAACCTGATTTTACTAGACTTGGATTGTATATGTTCGGAACTCTTTTGGTCTGCTCCAAGAGAGATATGGCGGATAACCCAAGTCTTTCAGATGTGATGACCAAAATTAATATGAGGGCATTCCGGCATTCTCAAAAACTACAACAAGAAGGTAAGATCGCCGCAATCTTCCCCGAAGGAACCAGATCCAGAGACGGAAGGTTAATGCCTTTTGTGGATACAGTTTATCACTATGTTGCGAATAAAGTAATTCTTCCAATCTCATTGGAGAAGACCGACAAAATCCTTCCTACCACAAGTTTACTTTTTAACCAAGTGGCAGGAAAACTCACCATCGGCAAACCAGTGTTAGTCGGAGAATTATCTAAAAAGGAAATGGCTCATTTCCCTAAAGATGTCGAACATCTTCCATTCCCGGAACATGGGGACAAAAAACAATTCCTGATCGATAACTTGGCACTGCTTGTAGGACAGAATCTGAATAAACACCAACACGGTATTTACAGGAACTTGTATAACGCGGATGCTAGGGACGAAAACAAACTTATCAAGGTGCCAAAAGAACCTAAAGAGAAGGTTGTGGTAATCGGGAATAGTAGTATGGGAATTGCCATCGCAACCGTACTTGCCAATAAAGATGTTAATGTTTTCGTTTACCATCCTGATAAAGAATACACTTCTCAATCTAATACGGAAAGAAGAGATCTCAGGACTTATTCTCTATACAAACTTCCTCCGAATATGGTATTCACTTCCGATCCGGAGGAATTAAAAACTGCGACCTTATTTATCCAAGGAACCAACCCTTGGGAATTGCATACGATCTATCCTGATCTGCAACCTTATCTTTCTAAGAACAAGGCTCCATTCTTCAATATCATCAAAGGTTTTACGAGCGCAGGTTTGATCCTGGATGATCTACAACATGGATTAGGATTAGAAGACGATAGGATTGGAGTGATCTCCGGTGCTTGTTATCCTGACCAGATCATGGAGAGAAAAATTTCAGGATTCGAGATCGCGGCAGTGAACGAAAGCCTGATCCCTCGCATTCAAAAATTATTAACTACAGGTTATATTTTCCCAAGACCTGCGATCATTCCGACTGACGTAAAAGGTGTACAGTTAGGCGGAGCACTCAAAACAATTTACGCTCTTGTAATGGGAATTGTAGAAGGTTATTTCCAACAAACTTTAGGTGGGAATGTAGACAATTCACTCTTCCATCTTTCCAATCGGTTCTTTAATGAGATGGTAAAAGTGGGAGTGAGTATGGGGGGAAAACCGGAAACATTCCAAGGTCTATCCGGACTCACCGACTTTATGTTATCTTGTTTCGGAACAGACGCAAAAGACAGAAAAACCGGTTACGATATAGCAAATGGTCAGCCTTCCGAAAAGATGTCTAACGGTTTCTACGGGCTAAAAGTAATGCCAAACCTAATGAAGATAGATCCTAACGAAGTTCCGATCATGTATGCAGCTTATGAAGTGGTCATCAATAAGAAGGATGTTCGTAAAGTTGCAGAAGCAATGGAAGAAAGACTTTCAAGAGTATGA
- a CDS encoding ATP phosphoribosyltransferase regulatory subunit — protein sequence MTHNPPEFSEKKWIPDGFHFFGPNESSERRELLNSLGSKLQEFKYSEVFLPSFDYSSSFLLTMSAEDSSALYRFRDSDGNEISPSADLTVQAVKGMAGFAHRKENQRIFYQGKIFRDYGRKSGSRKEILQVGAEHIGGSGAPAILGILKEISGLFSGIKLRSPLTVVLGNVGVFHSVLESLELSRSEKRQLSFLLYRKNLPEIRRFLETRNASRIFPVLESLCLGFVSHKEDLGKKFASLGLSNSFQKIISETGEIIDSLGKTPGLEFCSDYTLIPDLEYYTGFVFQGYVSGSSEPVLTGGAYDHLYELFSGTQKDACGFAINVDALEMVLEDIVDNNKSADHRISKYIL from the coding sequence ATGACACATAATCCTCCAGAGTTTAGCGAGAAAAAATGGATCCCGGATGGATTTCATTTTTTTGGACCGAACGAGAGTTCGGAAAGAAGGGAACTTCTAAATTCCCTCGGTTCCAAGCTCCAAGAATTCAAATACTCTGAGGTATTTTTACCTTCTTTTGATTATTCTTCTTCTTTTTTGCTCACCATGTCGGCAGAAGACTCCTCTGCATTATATAGATTCAGGGATTCGGACGGAAATGAGATCTCCCCTAGCGCAGATTTGACTGTTCAGGCGGTAAAAGGTATGGCCGGTTTTGCGCACCGCAAAGAAAACCAACGTATCTTCTATCAGGGAAAAATTTTCAGAGACTATGGTAGAAAGAGCGGATCTAGAAAAGAGATCCTGCAAGTAGGCGCAGAGCATATAGGTGGTTCGGGCGCTCCGGCTATTTTAGGAATTTTGAAAGAGATTTCGGGTTTATTCTCCGGAATTAAACTGCGTTCGCCATTGACTGTTGTTCTTGGTAACGTGGGAGTCTTTCATTCTGTTCTGGAGTCCTTGGAACTTTCCAGATCCGAAAAAAGGCAATTGTCGTTTTTATTATATAGGAAGAATCTTCCTGAGATCCGCCGTTTTCTGGAAACTAGGAATGCTTCTAGGATTTTCCCAGTTTTAGAATCTTTATGTTTGGGATTTGTTTCTCATAAAGAAGATCTAGGTAAAAAATTTGCTTCTTTAGGACTTTCTAATTCTTTCCAAAAGATCATCTCTGAAACAGGAGAAATTATAGATTCTCTTGGTAAAACTCCTGGTTTGGAATTTTGTTCGGACTATACACTTATTCCAGATTTGGAATATTATACCGGATTTGTTTTCCAAGGGTACGTGTCTGGAAGTTCAGAACCAGTTCTAACCGGAGGAGCTTACGATCATCTGTATGAGCTATTCTCCGGAACCCAAAAAGACGCCTGCGGATTTGCGATCAATGTAGACGCATTGGAAATGGTCTTAGAGGATATTGTGGACAATAATAAGTCAGCGGATCATAGAATATCTAAATACATTCTGTAA
- a CDS encoding adenylosuccinate synthase: MPATLVVGTQWGDEGKAKVIDYLSKDTDIIVRYQGGANAGHTVVVHGKKYVFHLVPSGIIYDQTVCVIGNGVVLDPTFFIEECDKLQAEGFPVYEKLLISDACHLLFPFHGLIDSARESSCTPDRKIGTTKKGIGICYADKMMRIGLRVGDLRESDFETRLQHLVDEKNRELVKLYDGEELSAKEILENVKKFYSKIQKNIINTPYYLESQLKAGKKVLLEGAQGTGLDVDFGTYPYVTSSNPTTGGAFIGSGIAFHHLKSVIGITKAYTTRVGEGPFPTELHGEEGERLRTLGAEYGATTGRPRRCGWFDTEVLRHAVRINGLTSIALTKIDVLSAYDKIPVAVAYERNGKKLDCFPSQGLDQVKVIYEEFPGWKTDITGIGEFDKLPSACKDYIRALEKLIGVRIDLISTGPDRKDTIASGF, translated from the coding sequence ATGCCCGCAACATTAGTGGTCGGAACCCAATGGGGTGACGAAGGGAAAGCAAAAGTAATCGATTACCTTTCCAAAGATACGGATATCATAGTACGTTACCAGGGCGGAGCCAATGCTGGACATACAGTGGTGGTTCATGGCAAAAAATACGTTTTTCATTTGGTGCCATCCGGGATCATTTACGACCAAACCGTTTGTGTGATCGGTAACGGAGTTGTTTTAGATCCGACATTCTTTATAGAAGAATGCGATAAACTACAAGCAGAAGGATTTCCTGTATATGAAAAACTTCTGATCAGTGATGCATGCCATCTTCTTTTCCCTTTCCATGGGCTCATAGATTCCGCTAGAGAAAGTTCCTGCACTCCTGATCGTAAGATTGGAACCACTAAAAAAGGGATCGGAATCTGTTACGCAGACAAGATGATGAGGATCGGCCTTAGAGTCGGAGATCTTAGAGAGAGTGATTTCGAGACAAGGCTCCAGCATCTAGTCGATGAAAAAAACAGGGAACTCGTAAAACTCTACGACGGAGAAGAACTCTCTGCTAAAGAAATTTTAGAGAACGTAAAGAAATTTTATTCTAAGATCCAAAAGAATATCATCAATACTCCATATTACTTGGAATCCCAATTAAAAGCAGGTAAAAAAGTCCTGTTAGAAGGTGCGCAAGGAACCGGACTGGATGTCGATTTTGGTACTTATCCTTATGTAACTAGTTCCAATCCTACTACGGGCGGAGCGTTCATTGGATCCGGGATCGCATTCCATCATTTAAAAAGTGTAATTGGGATCACAAAGGCTTATACCACAAGAGTAGGAGAAGGTCCATTTCCTACGGAACTTCATGGAGAAGAAGGGGAAAGACTTAGGACCCTAGGTGCAGAATACGGCGCTACCACCGGAAGACCAAGACGTTGCGGTTGGTTCGATACGGAAGTTCTGAGACATGCAGTTCGTATCAACGGACTTACATCCATTGCACTTACTAAAATAGATGTTCTTTCTGCTTATGATAAAATTCCTGTGGCAGTTGCTTACGAAAGAAATGGCAAAAAACTGGATTGTTTCCCTTCTCAAGGGTTGGATCAAGTAAAGGTGATCTACGAAGAATTCCCTGGTTGGAAGACAGACATCACCGGCATCGGAGAATTCGATAAACTTCCTTCTGCTTGTAAGGATTATATCCGTGCCTTGGAAAAACTGATAGGTGTTCGCATTGATCTGATCTCTACAGGACCTGACAGAAAGGACACGATCGCTTCCGGATTCTAA
- a CDS encoding TIGR02757 family protein has product MPSSPLSKEKNLKKSFDLLYKNYTKPEFLDSDPLFLCYLYDSPEDREFVGLLSALFAYGNVTAIRGFLSRLLEPMGKHPKQYLLNHGTKIWKNQLGPYRFQKEKDILLFLQAIRLAYLEIEKSGEKFLESWFSPIHSKDTGLEKRISGFQSRLSEILSHLDPGWKSYGLCFLIGLGNPKSAHKRYCMFLRWMVRKEEPDLGLYKQIKTSELLFPLDTHINRLSNILGITERRTSDLKKSREVTDYFQKIYPEDPLRMDFALCRLGILRKCKSVYIAELCESCDLKEVCKIYGKKKKKVGTATEN; this is encoded by the coding sequence ATGCCCTCTTCTCCCCTTTCCAAAGAGAAAAACCTAAAGAAAAGTTTTGATCTTTTATATAAGAACTATACCAAACCTGAATTCTTAGATTCTGATCCATTATTTTTATGTTATCTATATGATTCTCCGGAAGATAGAGAATTTGTAGGACTCCTATCCGCGTTATTCGCCTATGGGAATGTGACAGCAATCCGAGGTTTTCTTTCCAGACTTTTGGAACCGATGGGTAAACATCCAAAACAATATTTACTCAATCATGGAACCAAGATCTGGAAAAACCAATTAGGACCTTATCGTTTCCAAAAAGAGAAGGACATACTTTTGTTCTTACAAGCAATCCGATTGGCTTATTTGGAAATTGAAAAATCGGGAGAGAAATTTTTAGAATCTTGGTTTAGTCCGATCCATTCTAAAGATACAGGTTTAGAAAAAAGGATCTCAGGTTTTCAATCCAGGCTTTCAGAAATTTTAAGCCACTTAGATCCGGGTTGGAAATCCTACGGACTTTGTTTTTTGATCGGACTCGGAAATCCTAAATCTGCACATAAACGTTATTGTATGTTCTTAAGATGGATGGTCCGTAAAGAAGAACCTGATCTGGGGTTATATAAACAGATTAAAACCTCAGAGTTATTATTTCCTTTAGATACTCACATCAATCGTCTTTCTAATATTTTAGGAATTACGGAAAGAAGAACTTCTGATCTCAAAAAATCAAGAGAGGTCACCGATTATTTCCAGAAAATTTATCCGGAAGATCCTTTGAGAATGGACTTTGCTCTTTGCAGACTTGGGATCTTACGTAAATGTAAAAGTGTTTATATCGCTGAACTATGTGAGTCTTGCGATCTGAAAGAGGTTTGTAAGATTTATGGGAAAAAGAAGAAGAAGGTTGGTACCGCCACGGAGAATTGA
- a CDS encoding hydroxymethylglutaryl-CoA lyase, producing MSLKITEVGPRDGLQNEKSEVPTEDKLLYIQKLVAAGLKHIEATSFVRKENIPQLGDAKELSASLDLKGDVHFSALTPNLKGYQAAISSGFKEVAVFTAASESFTKKNINRTIQESIDGFKEIFAEAKKDGVLARGYVSTVIDCPYEGKIDPKKVLEVSKILLDQGAYEISLGETIGTAVPAEVDKLLNTLLKEIPADKLAGHFHDTYGMAISNVQKSYELGIRSFDSSSGGLGGCPYAKGASGNLATEDLVYYFHKSGIQTGIDLSKLLEASAFMEGILQRKLASRSYIALKAKAAS from the coding sequence AAGTAGGACCAAGAGATGGACTCCAAAATGAAAAGTCGGAGGTCCCAACAGAGGATAAATTACTTTATATCCAGAAGCTAGTCGCGGCCGGCCTAAAGCATATAGAAGCCACTTCTTTCGTAAGAAAAGAAAACATTCCTCAACTTGGAGATGCAAAAGAACTCTCCGCTTCGTTGGACCTAAAAGGGGATGTTCATTTTAGCGCGCTCACTCCCAATTTAAAAGGATACCAAGCTGCAATCTCTTCCGGATTTAAAGAAGTAGCAGTATTCACAGCCGCTTCGGAATCATTCACCAAAAAAAATATCAATCGAACCATCCAAGAATCCATAGACGGTTTTAAAGAAATTTTTGCGGAAGCAAAGAAGGATGGAGTGCTGGCAAGAGGTTATGTTTCTACAGTAATCGATTGTCCTTATGAAGGAAAAATCGATCCGAAAAAGGTTTTAGAAGTTTCTAAAATACTTTTGGACCAAGGCGCATACGAGATTTCTTTAGGAGAGACAATCGGCACTGCGGTTCCTGCAGAAGTAGACAAATTACTCAATACTCTTCTGAAAGAAATTCCTGCGGATAAATTAGCAGGACATTTTCATGATACATACGGAATGGCAATCTCCAACGTGCAAAAATCCTACGAATTAGGAATTCGATCCTTCGATTCTTCTTCAGGAGGACTAGGAGGTTGTCCTTATGCTAAAGGTGCTTCCGGAAACTTAGCCACAGAAGACTTAGTATATTATTTTCATAAATCAGGAATTCAAACAGGAATAGATCTTTCAAAATTATTGGAAGCTTCTGCATTTATGGAAGGAATCTTACAAAGAAAACTGGCTTCTCGTTCCTATATTGCATTAAAAGCAAAAGCGGCTTCTTAA